A single Cygnus atratus isolate AKBS03 ecotype Queensland, Australia chromosome 11, CAtr_DNAZoo_HiC_assembly, whole genome shotgun sequence DNA region contains:
- the BCL2A1 gene encoding bcl-2-related protein A1, with the protein METAEFYYVYYLAQDYLQYVLQESHLGPAQTRVAHVLRNIASSLQDQTEEALRPFLDRIDITSVDVAKRIFNGVMDEKFADGNTNWGRIMTIFTFGGLLTKKLQEHGVQLTGEEKEQISYFITEYIINNKAEWIDANGGWENGFLTKFERRSLLSFSKITDIFVALFSLFREYY; encoded by the exons ATGGAAACTGCTGAGTTCTATTACGTTTATTATTTAGCTCAAGATTATCTGCAGTATGTGCTTCAGGAATCACATCTTGGACCAGCCCAAACCAGAGTTGCTCATGTCTTGCGAAACATTGCATCTTCGCTGCAAGATCAAACAGAGGAGGCTCTCAGACCCTTCCTGGACAGGATTGATATTACTTCTGTAGATGTTGCCAAGAGAATTTTCAATGGTGTCATGGATGAAAAATTTGCTGATGGAAATACTAATTGGGGAAGAATTATGACCATATTTACTTTTGGGGGTCTTCTCACTAAGAAGCTTCAAGAACATGGAGTTCAGCTcactggagaggagaaggagcagatcTCTTATTTCATTACAGAGTACATCATAAACAACAAAGCCGAATGGATAGATGCAAATGGTGGCTGG gaaaatgGCTTCCTAACAAAGTTTGAAAGAAGATCACTACTGTCTTTCTCCAAAATTACAGACATATTTGTagctcttttttccttgttcagaGAGTACTACTGA
- the MTHFS gene encoding 5-formyltetrahydrofolate cyclo-ligase, translating to MVLHGTGLTLTGCGVWSGAETVGRAHQASTPRPFAGNHPAGKADPMAVRDRGGGCPKQGWSPARLRGHRAPTFPQTWPGHPAQQSPPRTAGLCWDLSWLQATREPSPVAPQRCPEALRPGSPGLMEPPREGGGSVPEMAAALRAAKRALRAELRQRLRALGTAEKQRQSRLLSRKVIGHSRYQESKRIAIFLSMPDEIQTEEIIKDIFKQGKECFIPRYKPDSNHMDMLKLSSAEDISSLTLTSWNILQPSDDDSAREEALAGGGLDLIFMPGLGFDKKGNRLGRGKGYYDTYLERCMKHPSGKPYTIALAFKEQICESVPVAENDVQVDEILYEDC from the exons ATGGTTCTGCATGGCACAGGGCTCACCCTGACAGGCTGCGGTGTCTGGTCTGGAGCAGAGACAGTGGGCAGAGCACACCAGGCCTCCACGCCACGACCTTTCGCTGGGAATCACCCTGCAGGGAAGGCTGACCCCATGGCAGTGAGGGACAGAGGAGGTGGCTGCCCCAAGCAGGGATGGAGCCCTGCCAGGCTGCGTGGCCACCGGGCACCTACCTTCCCCCAGACCTGGCCAGGGCACCCTGCCCAACAATCCCCTCCCCGCAcagcggggctgtgctgggacctCAGCTGGCTGCAAGCCACCCGAGAACCCAGTCCAGTAGCTCCACAACGCTGCCCCGAAGCGCTGCGGCCCGGCTCCCCGGGGCTAATGGAGCCGCCGCGGGAGGGCGGCGGCAGCGTCCCCGAAAtggcggcggcgctgcgggcCGCCAAGCGGGCGCTGCGAGCGGAGCTGCGGCAGCGGCTGCGGGCGCTGGGCACGGCGGAGAAGCAGCGGCAATCCCGCCTGCTGAGCCGCAAG GTGATTGGGCATTCAAGGTACCAAGAATCCAAAAGAATTGCAATCTTTCTGAGCATGCCAGATGAAATCCAGACAGAAGAAATCATTAAGGACATTTTTAAGCAAGGCAAGGAGTGTTTCATCCCACGTTACAAACCTGACAGCAATCACATGGACATGCTAAAGTTATCATCAGCTGAAGACATTTCTTCACTTACTTTGACATCCTGGAATATTCTTCAGCCTAGTGACGATGACAGTGCAAGAGAGGAAGCTCTTGCTGGTG gGGGTCTTGACCTTATCTTCATGCCAGGCCTTGGGTTTGATAAAAAAGGCAACAGAttgggaagagggaaaggatATTATGATACCTATCTTGAAAGATGTATGAAACATCCCAGTGGAAAGCCTTACACGATTGCCTTGGCCTTTAAGGAACAGATTTGTGAATCTGTGCCTGTGGCAGAAAATGATGTCCAAGTAGATGAAATCCTTTATGAAGACTGCTGA